Genomic window (Syngnathus typhle isolate RoL2023-S1 ecotype Sweden linkage group LG4, RoL_Styp_1.0, whole genome shotgun sequence):
ATTTTCGCATTTGTATGGCTCAAATAGTGTCTACCTAAAAATGCACATCacacttgaatttttttttgaaaacagaaAGTCAAATGAAACGACTTAATATATTCACCTTAATTGCTTTGACAGTGACATCAAGCAACTTTTTAAAAGTCACATCTAAAACTTGAGACTCCCTTCCTAAAAACCTATTGAGGGATTCCCAAAGGGTTGGAAGTGAACTGCTAGttggcgaccccccccccccccccccttcgccaTCTTCCAGACCGCCTTCGGGTCCTCCAGATAACTCCTGCCTGATTATCACCGCGGGAGCTCCCAAAGCAATCCCGATATTAATTTAGTCCTCAGAAGGAAGCCCATCCATCCTGACTCGGAGAGACTTAGCTGCTGGACTTACCTGCGGCCTGCTAGCGGCATGATGTTGTCACGTTTCAAGCGATGGTCAGTTCGGACCCCTGTCTCCCTCATCTTCCCTCCATCGTCTTTCTTCTCACTTTTTCCATCACTGATCTCACTATTGCATAATACCGGTATGAACTTTATCACATCCAATGAGGAATTCATTTTTGGTAATAAAGTGTTGGTTGAAGAGAGGGGAGAAACTCTTCCGACAGTCTTCCAGTTTGTGTCtcgatcacaggtgtcaaactcaaggcccggggaccagatacggcccgccacatcattttatgtggcccgcgaagacaaattgtgcatcaatatctttttttttttttaaatatttgaccagtttttactcatctggtttgaaaatgagttatttgtcagttttttgAAGAGGTGATGCTAGTTGTGCTTGACTTTATGTCTCAAGAATCAATTAGTGAATGTGAACATGTAGAAGAGACAGCCGTTTGacatttaaaatacatttgggGCTATGTTGTCGTTAAAGTGCTGGCAGGAGAATCTCAGCTTAAATGGCGTATAAATCAAAATGAAGCTGAGGGCATCACAAAATGTGGAGATATGATATTAGCTCAAGGTGAAAGAAGCACTTATAGTCCGTGGCGGCTGGTGAGACTTTTTGTTTATACATTCAGCTCCATTAAAGTTGCTGCATAAATCACGTTAATGGAAGATTGCATTCGATATGTAACAAGGAACTTGTCGACGTAAAGCGGTTAAAATACTGCGGGTGAATTTCACAAGGGAAAGAAATGAACGCTGTATTTTCGGGGTCCTCCTCGAGGCGTTGCGGTTGCTGAGTGAGCAAACGAGGCTAAGCTAAATatatgtgttaaaaaaaataatacaagagACAGCTTTAAAATGCTAAAGACAAATTTATTAGTagacacggggggggggggggttgagccaCCTGAAAAATGTCTTCCTGAAAAGTCACCATTTGATTGGCAGTGTAAAATAAGACAAAAGGCTTGAGACtgtagctattttttttttcttttacacttttttttctgacaCAATTGCACCAACAGTTATACATTCACTTGTTACTTCGGTTACTGAATGATTTTAATTCACACGCACACGTCAAAAAATCGTGTTTTGCGGGAGCGGGGGCATTAAAAGCAATAATTatgatgcattattattattattttgctaaGGGTGGGGCTATAATCAGCACAGAATTAAACCAAGACCTAATTAAAGattagattttggaattttgcaaAAAGCCATCACAGATATAGTGGGAAAAAAGTATTAAGTCACCACCAAATTTGATTATAAGGAGTACTATAAGTGTCAATAATGTGCATTTCCACtcactcataaaaaaaaacaaaaacattacagAGCATTTTGTCACGTGAAGCACAAACTCCTGTAGCCAACCCAAAGAAAGTACCTCATATATTCCGACGTACCTTGTTTTAAAATGTCTGCCTTGGCTCTAGACTTTCTAATAGTGCACACTATaaggcgaataaaaaaactttaGTGCCATTTGTGTTGGAAGTTtcatataaacattttttttatgcacCATACTGTTATTCTGAATAGTGATTGATAAATTGCGTTGTGCCAAAGTTGTGCCATCAAGCACAACGAACACAAAACTCATTTGGAGTCCAAGCTTGTCTTAAGCtcttcaattattattattattttttaatcgcTGGTGGCGACACACTGGCATCACAATCAATGACATCAAAACAAAAGTTAACTTCACTCCACTGATTATGtataatatactatatatatgtgtgtgtgtatagacatatatatatatatatatattagaaatAGAAAAATATAGAATCATCTGAATGCCCATTATACAATTGTACAGAATAAAGAGTGGGAAAAAGCTTATACAAGGCTGCAGACTGGGTGTCAGTACAGtgtgtgtagtttttttttttttgtgtgtagtgTTGGGTACAGTGTTACTGACTGAGCAGTTCACAGGGAGTCAATAGGGAACATTTTGTAGCGAGAATTTACGAAGAAATTGTAGCCAAAAAAAAGTTACGCATTATTTGTCACAAACAGTTTCAAAATAGGACATTATTCCCCAGTGGAAAATTTACATTACATGAAATGTAGCTTGCAATAATTCTGACTGTTTGTGTCcgaaaaaataaatccattttatAATGAATATAGAGCAATAAGTGCAAATTTGGATTTAATTTTTAATACAGGACAGTTCAGTTTCAAAATTCACATGCAGCCATTAAGAGCATTTCCCCCCGACTGAGTTGTATTGTGGACCAATTGGGCGATTGTTTGCTTCAaaatctgcctagcaacaagttgcccccacccccccaactgAATAATGTGgttcggaaaaaaaaattctagttCAATGATAAAAACTGAATTTACTCAGCTCAATTCAATTCATCTTTATTTATTCTGATAAAattgatttcaaaacaaatacaataactaGAATACAAACTTCTAAGTGCAGAACGTTTTGTACAAAATTCGACGAAATTCTCCTcgctatttatttttcttagatTGTCAAAGAAATAATTCTGCTTTGTTTTGTGAAATGCATAATGATTTGCATTGCTGCTCCCAACACACTTTGGAACGTCTGTACCATACCACAAACAGACAGCAACACGGTGTACCCTGTAAATAAATACCTGGATGCCCAAGTAAGTGACGAGTCGTATTTCAAAGCAcaaacataacaagagcatcaACGTACAAAAATGCTACCATCAGTTCTAGGCTGGAGACAAAGCTGGGGTTCATTCTGTGATTGTTTAGCAAATTCACGTTACCCATTTGACTTTAAAGTCTGTTGACCCCacccccttccaaaaaaaagtCCTTTCAAAAGTTTAGAGTTAGTCAAAAGTTTGGTTAGAGCATCATTTGTTTGAAATATTATAACTGGTTAAAATTGAAGTTGCCAAATGTCGCCATCTAAAAGTTATTTCGGGTATTTTTCGATTCTTCCGCCATTTTGTTTCCCACACACCATATAATTCATATTAATCTGCATTTTTTTGtagaattattttcatttttagtttttttgtttgttatatGGACCCCCCTGATTTAGCCTTGGCCACCCCATGCCCCACCCCAAAGTTAAAAGCCTAGCTCCGCCCCTGATCGATGAGTATTTTTCGATTCTTCCGCCATTTTGTTTCCCACACACCATATAATTCATATTAATCAGCATTTTCTGtagaattattttcatttttagtttTTCTGTTTGTTATATGGACCCCCCTGATATAGCCTTGGCCACCCCATGCCCCACCCCAAAGTTAAAAGCCCAGCTCCGCCCCTGATCGATGAGAATCGTTAGTGTCGTGTAAGTAAAATATGTTGCATCAGTTACcccaaaatcaaaataaatgaacTTCTTGTCTACTTCCACATTTATTTTGACGTGACAGAAACTTTGGCTTCACAAAGCATTGCTCATAACCAATCTGGAAAAATCATTTATAAAGGCTTGACCAGGGTACGCTTATTGTCAAGCGGAAATCGAATGCAGCATTATACACATTTTTGCATCTTGTAATCTGGTACAAAGATTGTAAAAACAAAGGGAAAAAATCCTCAAACAAGACGACCGATGTGGAATAGCTGCAGAAGTGGCCACGCCAATCCATCAGTGTAAAGCCTGATAAGGTTTGGAGTAATTAAACATGAGATAGTCCATGTAGTAAAAGTCGTACACCCGCTGTCTCTCCACCGCGCCGATGCGCTCAAAATACTTTTGCGTGAGCTTCAACGACGTCCTCTCGTCGGACGTGTTCCGGTCCTTGAATTTGGGCAGCGTGAGGTTCCGCGGCGCCCCCACCAAGCGCAGCAGCAGATCGGCCTCCTCCTCCATGTTCTCAAACTTGCCGATGAAGTCGTAGTCAATGAGGCACGGGTTGCACAGTTGGTTGGCCGGTTCCCAGTGAATGTCTATGCCCACGGGCCGGTGCACGTCCAGCAGGTACTGCACAAACTCCTGGAAGGTGACTCCGTTGCCCGACGCCAAGGCCGACCTGGTGGCGTTGGGCCTGTACTTGGAGATGATGGGCCTCCCGAAGCCTTTGTGGTAGTAGTCGTTGGGGTTCTCGAACTTGTCCCTGTAGGCCGACACGACCCTCTCGAAAGGCTCTCGCACAAACATGACTTTGGTGTAGCTGTTCAGGCGGCGCATGATGCCCTGCCGGTCGAAACTGTTCAGGGTTTTCAAGAAGTTGCCGAAGTGGGCCGTATCGTGGGTGATGCTGTGAGGGTCAGACGTTACTCCTGCCAGGACCATCAAAGTCCGCTTCCAGTTGGAGCAGCCTGCTTTGGGTACCTGGATGATGGAAGGAAAATCGGTTTCATCAACTCGCCAACTGTATCATCACATTTGCGAGTTTTCTACCTGGCAGTAGAGGACCTTGTGCTTGTCCTCAACAAAGATGTTCTTCACTTGGTCCTGCGTGATGGTCTTGGAGACGTTGCTCTTGTACTTGGCGCACATCTTCTTAATGATCTGCCGGCGTCTCTCCAAGATGCTGAGGAGCTTCCGCCAATGCTGGAGGGGAAACAATCTTGAGAATGAagtcaaagaagaagaagaggaggaggaggagggagaggtGTTGGTTCGCTGCATGGGTGGACTTGTTTTCAGGAGCTTGCGGTGCTTCTTGGAGATGCGCTGTGAGCCCAAGTCCTGTTCCTGGGATCCACCCATGACCAACTGTTCACTCTTCCAGAAATGCGGGAACTGGATGGGGGAGATTGGACTCGGAACCATGATGTCACCAACTTGGGGATCTTGATTTTCTCGCTCCTTGTCCTGTAATGAATCACACAGTGCAACGCTTAGTTATTAAATGAACCGCTAGATGGTGCTGTTGCGCTACAACAACAATTCTCCTGATGAAGTTCCACAGTGTGGCCAAACTCCTTCCTGGTGTTGCCATCATATAATTTAGGTGTCCCATAAACACTGAGTGGCATGTTTCATTTAGAATCTCCAACTGCCTGGTGGACCAACATGCCCAAGGCCACCGAGCATGCTGACATTTGATTTCAATAGAATAGTCTGATGGTGTCATCAAGTCACTTGACACATTTTACGAGTACGATGCGACGTTGATGTCCTTCCTGGATCTTGCTGGGATCATCCCTGCAGATGACGAGAAAGGCTTGGCGCCACGGCAGGATAAAGAAGTTGTAAAGAAACTTCACAATTTTAGTTTTCATTTCTCATATTCCAATACTTTTTGTGATATATtatgaacattttaggttttgatttgtttttttaggtTAAACGTCCACGACTTGGGATAAAGATTGTGATGCCACATTTAagtcaatgaaaataaaaaaagtaaaaaagtctATTGAAGTTGACACACcatcaaaatgaataataattttaaaaaatgccataTGTATATAGAATTAGGCTTCAAATTTTTTGGACACAATTCAAAACTTTGTGCTCCAAAGGTATCTGATATCAGACTGATATCAGGTGAGCTTGTGAatttgtgtgtaagtgtgtgcgtgGAGCAAACATACCTCCCTGGATTGCTGGACAATTCCATCAAGTTTCATATCTGCGGAGAAAGAatacaacaaataaataaaaagcatgtTAACTATTCCATTGAGGCCTATGGAGACTATGAGTCGGTCACCATAGCGACGGGCGGGAACGTTATTGGCAGATTTAAGGAAGCGGAACCAATGATGTTTATTACACTGGACATTTGTTTTGTGCTCTATCGGACACAACCCGAAACATTTCCTAAAAGCAGCTGTCATTTAATCAGGCTGACAGTTGTAAGTGGGCCTACATGGCTGCTGATGGGTGcaagtggggggagggggggtggtcTTGCTATGCGTGGACACCTCGGCCTAAGTGGCTTGTCACTTTCAATTTGGAGGGTGGGAGTGAAGGATAAGGGAAGTGCGGGGGGGGCAATCAAAACCTTCCCGACGTGATGCGGCCATGTTGGATTAGGGTACACTTGATCAAATGTCATCATTTTCTAATATGAACCATAATCATGCCTCGGTAAACTTTAGTGAGTTAAtgacaatataaaaaaatatatatatatcctgctgtcttttgttttgaaatgcgCCACTATTCTTTTAGATTAGCatgcttgttgttttgttgctcccaaagaagaaaaggagggggagggaggggtgcaGGGGGCGAGCCATACGATATTTTCCAATCTTGTTTTGGTTCAGCTGTACTATTTGATCTCCTCACCCCTAATGATCGCTCCTGTAGGCTGTGTGGATCCATCACATGGTGTTGCCGTTTATGAAACACATAAATAtttagcaacacacacacacacacacacacacaaaagaggaggaggcggagggggATACATTTACAAAAGCGTCTGCTAACGCGATGAGCCCCTCAGACGACCATCACGTCAACATACAAGGCCGCTTATCGATCTTGAAAGGCCCATCGAGGTGGTAATTGAAATCTCCCAAGGTCTAATTGCTTCCCTCTGgaggagtttcttttttttcattttatttttttaacacccCGCCTCCGTCCCGTCATCTTTTATACATGTTTTCGTCTCGACTGTTGCTTAACCGCAACAACTGATGACGCCGGGTGTATTTTGTCAAGCCGGGAAGTTCAACACAACCTGTGGCGAGCGGGTTTAGCTAAGCTcatcctgctttttttttttttgccccacaGTCTAAGATTTTTCCCCTCCTTAATGTAATCTAGGTAAATGTAATTTCAAGCAAATTccaagggagaggggggggggggggatttgcaaACATCATTTATCTTTGTAGTGTCTATTTGGTTACGGGTAATAGCGTCTGCTTGATTGCAATTTCACAGCCGGTCAATTTCACTCAGCGTAACTTTACTATCGATTTTCACTGGTGTGCGTGGCAAACCAGCAATAAATTTCCAAAAAACTGACATGGAGGATGCAAATCGCATAATTTAACTGTGCGTGGAATCATTTTGCTGACAGAAGTTTCTGTGACAATTCTAATTGGCTCCTGAGCTTTGTCCTTCATTGCCCTCTACATTAAACCTTGAGAGTCTCACCTCTCTGCAGGGCCCCGAAAAAAATCCCATGAATATTCATGCGGGTGGTGCGACATGCTAGTGAGGGCCACATCATTATCActacccccccccttctcctccaCTTGAAGCCGTCTGACGGCGACGTGTATAATCCAGAAACTATTTTGAGGAGGGGCggacaaaaaggacaaaaacaaCATGGAAATAATGAGCTTGTTAGACCAAACTGTGCTAAAGTGTTTTAAGTAGCGCAGACGCTGAGCGGTCTCCTTCAGCCGTCAAGTGGCGTCCCCCAAAATCTCTCATTAGTCGTTCTGTTGGAGAATGAAGGGGGcttgaaataaattaataataataatgagattAAGCTAACTTTTTTTTACAGACAGCACTGTGCTGCTTTGTGCAAATTGGAATCATGTGACTCCCCCCGAAGAAAATAAGGTGTCAAGTAAATCCGACTCCATTTTGTCACCTGGCAGAGTCCATTATTTTCTAAGTCCACTTGGTGTTCTCCTCCATGAGAACATAGTGACATCATCCCTACCGATTGGTATTATTTTCAGCTGTTCACAACTTCTCCGGCCTCTTCAGCACCTCCTCGCAGGGAGATGACATCTCCCATTAAAGAggaagaaacattttttttccttccacccAAATAACTGAATTAAATGGTGTTTCGTCATTCCCAATCCAAAATAATGAGCCAATTTGGAAAGGTCAAAGACAcccgtattttttattttgcggcCATTGTCGTAGGGCGGCTATTTGAAGTGCTGATGATGCAAGCGTCCTGACCTTCCTTAGACCTCCTCCACCTCGcaatctctttctttctttttataacCGCATCTCAGAGGACGTGGTAAATAGAGAAATCCATAAAACGCTCTCTGCTTGCGAGCATCACACGATATGCTCTCAAACTTTGAACTTTAACCCCGGTCCAAGGCGACGTGCATAAATCTTTTGCACGTAATTCAAACGTGTCCCCTTCAATGCCATACTTCATGGTCATTTCAGTCGTAGAAGGAGGTCATATAAATTTGAATAGATCAGAAACCgtcattcttgtttttttttgttttcttccaaaGCACAACTTAGAGAATCAAACCCGAGCACAGAAACTACACCGATAGGAAAAGACCGATTTACAGACAGATCCTTCTCCGAGTGCATTCAAGGATATCGAGGATGCAAACAGTCATGGGGcacgttgccatggcaacaaggaGTCTTCTGGGACGGGGCGGGGATGCGTAAACAAACGCAGAGTGTCAGCTGCGAGATCGGGGTTAAGTGAATTAGCACAGGCGAGGCGAGACACACCGGGCTCTTAAATTGCCACTAATCTTATTCGCGCACTGTGCGGTTTATGACCTttgacacacaagcacacaaagcAATACAATCGAAAAGGAAGTAACCGAatcacagggaaaaaaaagaattgcaacAGCATACTTGAATCAGCGTTTCGAAGAGCGCGTGGTGCTTGACGCGAGACCAAGCTAGTGTTAGACAATGGATAAAAGGAGCACCCCAAGGTGCCATGATGGGGGATACTGAAATGTCTTAGTTAAGCCTCCCCGCTCACCTCGATTTGTGGCCGAGAAGCGGAATCGCGGCCGTCAATCTTTCGTCCAACCTCGTCTGTGAGTTAAGTGTCA
Coding sequences:
- the LOC133153036 gene encoding carbohydrate sulfotransferase 8-like, which translates into the protein MVGKMGRMSLDSQCGRRRTLSCLFMFLLLLTAGGLLLFLQHLDKSETAPRHSDMKLDGIVQQSREDKERENQDPQVGDIMVPSPISPIQFPHFWKSEQLVMGGSQEQDLGSQRISKKHRKLLKTSPPMQRTNTSPSSSSSSSSLTSFSRLFPLQHWRKLLSILERRRQIIKKMCAKYKSNVSKTITQDQVKNIFVEDKHKVLYCQVPKAGCSNWKRTLMVLAGVTSDPHSITHDTAHFGNFLKTLNSFDRQGIMRRLNSYTKVMFVREPFERVVSAYRDKFENPNDYYHKGFGRPIISKYRPNATRSALASGNGVTFQEFVQYLLDVHRPVGIDIHWEPANQLCNPCLIDYDFIGKFENMEEEADLLLRLVGAPRNLTLPKFKDRNTSDERTSLKLTQKYFERIGAVERQRVYDFYYMDYLMFNYSKPYQALH